The Candidatus Eisenbacteria bacterium genome includes the window ACTTGGGAAATCAGCGCCAGGGCACCGCGGCGGCGAAGAACCGCGCCAAGGTGAGCGGCGGCGGTCGGAAGCCCTGGAAGCAGAAGGGCACCGGGCGCGCGCGCGCGGGCTCCAACACGTCCCCGCTTTGGCCGGGCGGCGGGGTGGCGTTCCCGCCGCGGCCGCGGGACTACACGACCCGCTTGAACGCCAAGGCCAAGATGAAGGCGCTCTGCGGCGCGCTGACCGCCCGCGCGAAGGACGGCGGGGTCATCATCGTGAATCCGCCGTTGCTCGATCAGCCGAAGACCAAGACGATGGCGGAGCTGATCCGGAAAATCGGCCTCGAGGACAAGAAGATCCTATGGGTCTTCGACCGGATCGACAACGCCGCGCTCCGGTCCACGCGGAACCTCGCGCGGGTCAGCACCGCCGAGAGCCGCACGCTGCACACGTACGCGCTCATGAACTGCGATTGTCTCGTTCTCACGGAAGGCGGTCTCAAGAGCCTGGCGGAGCGGGTGAACGCATGAACCGCGAACCCCGCACCATCGTGCGCCGGGCGATGATCTCCGAGAAGGGGACCCGCCTCCGCGAGAAACAGAACGGGTATCTCTTCGAGGTCTCGCGCGACGCGAACAAGATCGAGATCAAGCGCGCCATCGAATCGATCTTCAACGTGAAGGTGGATTCGGTGCGCACCATCCGCGTGCACGGCAAGCCGAAGCGCATGGGCCGGTTCGCGGGCCATCGACCCGATTGGAAGAAGGCTCTCGTCACCCTCAAGAAGGGTCAGACGATCGAGCTCTTCGAGCAGGTATAGCCGATGCCGCTACGCAAATATCGACCGCTCACGCCGGCCACGCGGTTCAAGACCGTTCCGACGTTCGAGGAGATCACGCGCTCCCGCCCGGAGCGCCGGCTCGTCGAGCGGCTGAAGAAAACCGGGGGCCGCGACAACAAGGGGCATATCTCCTCCTGGCAGCGCGGAGGCGGTCACCGTCGCAATTACCGCCGGATCGATTTCAGGCGGGACAAGAAGGGGATCCTGGCGACGGTTGCCCATATCGAATACGACCCGAACCGGAGCGCCCGGATCGCGCTTCTCCATTATGTCGACGGCGAGAAGCGCTACATCGTCGCGCCCCAGCAGCTCCGGGTCGGGGACAGCGTGATCTCGGGGCCCGAGGCGGAGATCAAGCCCGGGAACGCCATGTCCCTGCGCGCGGTTCCGCTGGGCACGTTCGTATACAACGTGGAGATGACGCCCGGCAAGGGCGGGCAGATCTCGCGCAGCGCGGGCACCTTCTGCCAGGTGATGGCGAAGGAAGGAGAGGAAGCGGTGTTG containing:
- a CDS encoding 50S ribosomal protein L23, with protein sequence MNREPRTIVRRAMISEKGTRLREKQNGYLFEVSRDANKIEIKRAIESIFNVKVDSVRTIRVHGKPKRMGRFAGHRPDWKKALVTLKKGQTIELFEQV
- the rplD gene encoding 50S ribosomal protein L4 — translated: MAKAKRYGSDGKELGSVDLPKELFEAPIHEHLIWEAVKSYLGNQRQGTAAAKNRAKVSGGGRKPWKQKGTGRARAGSNTSPLWPGGGVAFPPRPRDYTTRLNAKAKMKALCGALTARAKDGGVIIVNPPLLDQPKTKTMAELIRKIGLEDKKILWVFDRIDNAALRSTRNLARVSTAESRTLHTYALMNCDCLVLTEGGLKSLAERVNA
- the rplB gene encoding 50S ribosomal protein L2; translated protein: MPLRKYRPLTPATRFKTVPTFEEITRSRPERRLVERLKKTGGRDNKGHISSWQRGGGHRRNYRRIDFRRDKKGILATVAHIEYDPNRSARIALLHYVDGEKRYIVAPQQLRVGDSVISGPEAEIKPGNAMSLRAVPLGTFVYNVEMTPGKGGQISRSAGTFCQVMAKEGEEAVLRLPSGETRKVSVECACTIGQVGNEDHQNVVIGKAGKTRWLGRRPNVRGVAMNPVDHPMGGGEGKSSGGRHPCSPWGLLAKGKKTRKRKLSDRLIIRRRKQG